TTAAATATCTTTCAAGCACTATTTATTAAATTTTCTAATCATTTATCATAGTAAaatttgtttaattttttttagatAAAACAATGCTAAATTACTCCATTTTAAAGTTATATGATCATTCTTATACTTGTCCAATTCATATTATACGATATTTTTGCTTTTATACTTTCTTTTTTGGTAATTAACCATTTCCATTAATTACTAGTATAAACATTACAAAGCTTGTAGCTTTTATACTTTAATACAAAATAAATACTGTTTTACATAATAAATGAATGAAGTAttgatttttttctttcaaaatttccTATTTAGTAAGTGTGTTTTTATGTAACCAAAAAATCATAGTATTAAATATgtattatttaattatagaaaatgTCGTAAAAACGCATATTACTTGTTAGGGATGATTGAGTTTCTTAAAAGGTATGCTCAAGCTAAAAATACTAAGATAATTATACTAAAGTTGTATAATTATTTTCTGACATTTATTAAGTCAGTATAATTTCTTTCATGTTCTCTAGTATAAGAGATCCAAATGTGTAGCAAAGAAAAAATCCAGATACTTCTACTTGTCAAAGCTGACAAAATGGACAGCATGTGTCCTTTTCAGACGTTTTTTTAGCCATACAATTAATTCTCAGTGTAAAAGGATATAATAGTCAAATCAAGTGAAACTTTATTAAGCAGCTACACTATAGCAACCTGTAAAGCACTTTATGACTGAGTAAAAAGACAATATTGCCTTTGTCGTCTAAGAGCTTCACTCTTCCACATTCTACTAGACTAGAAATAGAAAAATAAGTTTAATGGGCAAAACATGTacttcctccgttcacttttacttatgaTGCAtgttaaaaatagattttcacttttttttggtaactaaactAAATGTATTATTTACCAAGTGAACAATTCAGTACAAACTCCCAGACAAATTGAACTACTAGTCTCAAATCTATCTCATTCAACCAGTACACTCTATCCTCCTATACATAGCTACTTTCAAGGATAGTAATTCATTTGGGCTAACTTGGCAGCAATCTTCCTATTCATGGATGCACGAACAAAAACTTCCTGGATAATTTGTTTGACCAAAGCCTTGTCTTCCTTCTGTCCTTGTGAGAACACCCGAACATTTCTTTCGAGCCATATATGATAAACAGCCCCAAATAGACACATCTTATAGATATCTGCCTGCACACTTCGACCAGATGCGTTGCTAGTTGCCCACGATTTCTCTTCTTGCCATCGTCTTACAGTCCTAGTTATGCTTTGCCATTTCAGGAGTTTAGTCCATACTCTCATTGAATAGGAGCACTCAAAAAATAAATGATTATGGCTCTCGTCCATGTTATCACATAGAGGGTAGGTAGCTGAATCTATTATTCCCCATTTCAATAGTCGGTCCTTTGTGGCCAGCCTTTCCATTAACGCCAACTGCAAAATGAAAGTCCATTTTGGGCAGCTGAGGTTGTTGCACGTGAGTCTCCTCCAGTCAACTTTAGGGAACTGACCCCCCATCAAAGTGTACACTTTTTTTATAGAAAACTTGGTCTGTTGCATCAAAAATTCTTCATCCCATGAGATAGCATCCAAGTATTTTTTTGTATTGACGATCTTATTTATCATCCAGGATGCTTGTTTGCTTTGAGCATCCCACACTGATCCCTGCTTTATgtagattttcacttttatttgtcattTTTAACATATTAAGagaagacaatttatttttttctgttttacctATGGTATTAATTACTTACTTCAAAacattttttaaatttaataaaaaatatacaccaattaatatgggtacattgataaattatgcacttcatttgtTATTTGTTAAACAGTGTGAAAACTCCaaaatgaataagtaaaagtgaacggagggaatatatatttttctaaaagaaaatagaaagaaaTTGAAACACGTAAAATTGAGAATTTGCATCCTAAAGCAGCCAAAATAAGAAAGAATCTGATTCAACCAACGAAATGAAGCCACAGCTTGCAGGTGATGTTATAAAGTGCACGTGCATTGAAGTTAATGGACTCCTCTCTATTTTCATTGGCCACTGAGAACCATCTTATGTTGGCAATGTAAGATCcaagaaaatgataaaaatggtcCTTTAATAAAGTCTTAAAATATAGTTTGAGCAGTTTTGCTCGTTTAGATTTGTCAAAAGTGAATACTTGTCAATTAAGTATTTAATGAGGTTTACAAAAAAATCTCATCAAATTTTAGAAATTACAATACTTAAAATTACACTaaacacaaaaaataaataaaaataaagttataaaaaAATAGCATCTCAAAAAAGTTGCATTACGCTCCAAAAATAGACAAAAATCACAATTTATACTTCAAAATGCAAGTTCCCACTAAATCTTTTTTTTCATAATATCCGTCAAGTCTAACAAACGAAATATGTGACGAATAAGAAAAAATTCATTCTTGACAAATTTAAAAAACTAAAATTGCTCAAAATATATTTAAGAAAAAAACTTTAAACTTACTCCCAAAAATAAAGAACTATTTTAGTCATTTTCTTTATAATAAGATCctcaacattatatatatatatatatatatatatatatatatatagagagagagagagagagagagagagagagagagagagtatatgaATGTTTATATATAGCGATATAGAATAAATATAATATCTATACATCGATGATACAATGAGCTGCATAAGACAAACTAGATGCATGGACTTTATATATGGATTATTTCCCCAATAATAATCTGTTTGGTTGCTTTTGCGGCATTCACCTTTATCCCAGGTTCAAATTAAAACTGGTAAGATTTTGCTTTTCAAAACTTGGTCTTTTGACTTGCAATGAAAAGGtaaagaatacaacaacaacaagcccagtataatcccactatgtggggtctggggaggatagagtgtacgcagatctaacccccaccttgaaaggtagggcggctatttccgagagaccctcggctcaagagaggagacaaagagaggaaaagacaaaagattagatatgatcaagcgtatcgaaaacaatatgaaagcaaggaataacaaagaaagaaagtcatggtaaaaggagaattaactgctatagataactatgaaaatgaaaacaatgaaagtaaataagttattataaaccaacagatactcgcagaaatcaagagacaagaaactatagaacaacataactactcttaagggaggatagacgcgactacctactatccttctaccctaatatgagtcatCCATACCCTCCTGTCTAAAGCcatgtcctccgtaagcaggaaatgcgacatgtcctgtctaatcacttccccccaatacttcttcggcctacctctacctcttctgaaaccgtcgctggccaacctctcgcacctccgcaccgGGGCATcttcatctctccgcatcacatgcccaaaccatctcagtctcgcttcccgcatcttgtcttccactgaggctattccaaccttgtctcggatgacttcattcctaatcctatcactcctagtgtgcccacacatccatcgcagcattcgcatttccgccactttcatcttctgaacatgagatttcttgactggccaacactccgcctcatacaacatagctggtctaagcaccactttgtagaacttacctttaagtttcggtggcaccttcttgtcacacaacactccggaggcaagccttcatttcatccatcctgcaccaatacgatgggTGACaccatcatcaatctccccatttctttgtataatagacccaagatacttgaaactaactttcttctgtatgacctaggtgccaagcttcacttccacgtcagcctcatgtactatatcactgaacttgcactccaagtactctgtcttggtcctactcaacttgaaccctttagactccagagtttgtctccaaacctccatcttagcgttaaccccgctgcgagactcgtcaatcaggactatgtcatccgcaaataacacaccatgacacctcaccttgaatttgccgcgtcaatccatcgatcaccaaggagaataaaaatgggctaagagctgatccctgatgcagccccatcaccactgggaagtgctctaagtctcctcccaaagtccttaccctagtcttggccccatcatacatgtccttgatcgtcCTAATGtatgccacaggtacacctctagcctccaagcatctccatagaacctctctcggcactttgtcgtatgctTTTTCTAgatcgatgaataccatgtgcaagtcacTTTTCCTCTCCCTATATTGCTCCACCAGTCTCTGTACAAGATTAATAGCTTCTATAGTTGAGCgccccgacatgaatccgaactggttctctgagatagacacgcctctcctcaccctcatctccaccaccctttcccacactttcatagtgtggcttagcagcttgatccctctgtagttgttgcaactttgaatgtcgcccttgttcttgtacaatggaatcattgtactgtatcgccattcttcgggcatcttagtcgtcttaaagatgacattaaagagtcgCGTCAACCATTctaaacctgccctgcctgcagtcttccaaaattccctcggaatctcatcgggcccggtcgctcttcccctactcattctacgaacaacacccttaacttcttcaacctttatattcctacaatatccaaaatcacgacacctttcggagtactccaaatctcccaacacaatatctCTGTTCCCTTCatcgttcaagagtttgtggaagtatgactgccatctccgtctaatgagggCGTCCTCCACTAGTACCCTACCATCCttgtccttgatgcacttcacctgatccaagtcacgcgccttcatctccctcgccttggctagtctgtacaacttcttatccccgcctttgtcctctagttctgcatacagACGTTCAAAAGCTGCTGTCTTTGCCGCCGTAACCGCTAACTTTGCCTCcctcctcgccatcttatacaattccctattcgttctcctctcttcatcatccttgctgtctaccaacttcgcatacgccaccttttttgcttccacattctcttgaactcctccattccaccaccagtcccctcggtgccgaccacggctacccttcgagacccccagcacatctctagctacttccctaatgcaactggccgtcctatcccacatattggtcgcctccccactactctcccaggctcccatagatctcagcttctcccccatctccagggcacccgtcatggtcaaactcccccatttgaTCCTAGGCCTGTCGTCCACGACCCACTTTCTCTTCCTCATCCTGatttccaaatccatcaccaagagcttatgctgAGTCATTAGATTCTCACTCGGGATCAtcttgcagtctttacaaagacctttatcatccttcctaaggagtaaaaagtctatctgcgtcttagctaccgaactacgaaaggttaccaagtgctcctccttcttcgggaaactcgaattggccacCATCAGCCCAATGGCTTTTGCAAAATCCAACAGTGCAACTCCTCCTCCGTTCCTGTCCCCGAAACCCCAATCTCCATGCACATCGTCATATCTCCCTGAAAttgacccaatgtgcccattgaaatctcctccgatgAATAGCTTCTCAGTGGACGGTATACTTCCCATcatctcgtccaaatcctcccaaaaatgTCTTTTCTCCTCCTCGCCCAAGCCCACTTgcggcgcgtaagcactaataatgtgcaaaataaacCCTTCAACAACCAGCTTAATCATCAATCATCATCAACCTATCGCTGACTCTCTTAACCCCTACCGTCTGTTCTCGTAAGTcgttatctactaaaatgcctaccccattcctatccctcgacctacctgagaaccataacttatactCATCCACATCTTCAGCCCTggatcctacccatttagtctcctggacacaagctatattaatcctcctcttcttaagaatcttaactagttcgatggacttccccgttagagtcccaatattccaagaccctactcgtaGACTAGAGACTCCCTTAACCCACCTACCCCCTCTAACCCTCACCCCTatccgagaacatgaccctagtccacCATCGTCTACCAAAGCCAGTAAAGCAAGTATAAACTACTCGACCAAGCAGTAATCAATACTAAAACACAAGTTAGTACTAATCTAGATGAAAGTGTAACTACTACGACAAGAACGAAACAAGTAATGCAAGAATGCAAATTAGCATCAAGGATAAAGTACAGAGAATtaacaaataaaatttaaaaaccaGAGGTACCATCTCCAGTTAGATAGAACCTGCTGACGCCGGAATCACTGTTCACGCCGAAAACACTGTTCACGCCGGAAACACTGTTCACGGCGGGAAGCTTGAATCTGTCGGACCAGAgagaaggagaggagagaagagaaaagaagaaaaggaagataaGAGAAGAAGaggagtgggggtgggggtgggtataGGGCTGTCACAAACcctaggagagagaaagagaaaactTACCTGGAGAGGCCACCGGGAGGTTGCTGGCCGTAGTTTGGGGTGGCCGGAGTTGGGGGTGGCCGGAGTTggggggtaggggtgggggtaGGTGAGGTAGTTGGGGATGGGGAGAAGACCGCTAGTTttcctagagagagagagaaagagagagcagGAGGGTAGTTGTGTGAAAAGGTAAAGAATATTGAAGATAATTTGCATAGATTGTTCAAAGAATGCATGAAATGTTCAATATCTTATGTTGAAGTGGTTGGAAGCTACTACCGATTTAACTCCTCTTTTTTTGTGAGTTTTTGCTTTCCACACACTTTATACGGATGAATAACTTTTATGAGgtatttgaccaagcttttagaagaaaataagtgcttctgagGAGCAACAAAaatagtttttcagaagctaaaaaaatagtttttgtccaaaaatacttttttgaaaagtacttttgagaaaaatacacttagaaacacTGTTTAAAAACTTGGCCAGATACTAATTATTGCTAAAAtgtgctttttaaattaatttaccaaacacaaattatttttaaattaagcTAATATTAAAAATTTGACCAAACAGTCTATTAATCTGTTACGTCGGTATTTAATGAGGTATTACTTTCaatataaataaaaatagaaaaaataagaGATTCCTCGTAATGTTTAGATGTAAAAAAGATAAGTTTAATGGGCAAAACAtatattttcctaaaaaaaaaaaaaataagaaagaaattgAAACGCGTAAATTGAGAATTTGCATCCTAAAGCAGCCAAAATAAGAAAGAATCTGATTCAACCAATGAAATGAAGCCACAGCTTGCAGGTCAGATGTTATAAAGTGCACGTGCATCAAAGTTAATGGACTCCTCTCTATTTTCATTGGCCACTGAACCATCTTATGTTGGCAATGTAAGATCcaagaaaatgataaaaatggtcCTTTAATATAGTCTTAAAATATATTTTGAGCAGTTTTGCTTGTTTAAATTTGTCAAAAGTGAATTAAATTTGTCAAAAGTGAATACTTATCGATCAAAtatcaaatatttataaataaataaagttaTAAAAAATAGCATCTCAAAAAAGCTCCATTACACTCCAAAAATAGATAAAAATGACAAATTATACTTCAAAATGTAAGTTCCCACTAAATCTTCTTTTTTCATAATatccgtcaaatctaacaaacgaAATATCTGACGAATACAAAAAATATTCATTCTCGACAAATTTAAAAAACTAAAATTGCTCAAAATATATATTTAAAGAAATACTTTAAACTTGCTCCCAAACATAAATAACTATTTTAGTCATTTTCTTTATAATAAGATAAGATCCTCAATAAATGTTACTTAATGCAGAAGACAAGTACTGCACCACACAAACTCCATTAATAAATCTCTTGCCTTCAGTATCTCCATTTCCAGTGGACCAACTCACCGCCATTGTTGAATTCAACAGTAATCATTCACTTGCTCAAAATAGGTTCAAACTCTTCACAAAAATATCTGCTTCTTTAGTTCTTTTCTTGCATAAATGGACCCTACCTGTTCTTCCTCCTCCACAACATCAAGAAACAACTTGGTCCTATTATTAATCCTCCAGAAACAAATGTTACTTAATGCAGAAGGCAAATATTGGCACCAATCAGATTATAGTGTAACAATAAGTATCTTTTTTCatccttaataaaaaaaaatagagctCGAGCTCATTATGAAATCGTCTTTGTAAGGAACATTTTATTCCATGAGATTTTTCGGTGCAAATTCATATTGCCCTAATACGAGCACCAGACTTCAAAATAGACAAAAATCACAATTTATACTTCAAAATGCAAGTTCCCACTAAATCTTCTTTTTCATAATATCAGTCAAGTCTAACAAACGAAATATTTGACGAATGCAAAAAATATTCATTCTAGACAAATTTAAAAAACTAAAATTGCTCAAAATATATTTAAAGAAATACTTTAAACTTGCTCTCAAAAATAAAGAACTATTTCAGTCATTTTCTTTATAAGATCTTCAACAAATGTTACTTAATGCAGAAGACAAgttgggccaaatatacccctaccattagcaaagtttcaaaaataccTTTTATTTCTAACATATTCCCACATAAGCAAGTCTAGTCATTGGAATTGGATGACATGGACGCTACACGGCGtttaacttattctatgtggtgcGTATgtgacaattttaaaaaaaaaaatctagaaaattgattttttttttaaaacaaatctgaataaaaatggcttttattaaaaatctgaaacttttttattttaataaaacgtgttttttaaaatatattctcgaaaattggatactttatttaaaaaatttggaaaatgatttttttttaaatctagattAATATCTGACAaactgatttaaaaaaaatattttccagattttttaataaaaaaatccaattttccagattttttttaaaaaaaattgccacGTAGGCACCACATTGTATAAGTTAAATGCCATGTGGCGTCCATTGTCACCCAATTCCAATGACTAGACTTGTTTATGTGGAGatatgttagaaatgaggggtatttttgaaactttgGTAACAGttgggtatatttggccccaacttgtaaaatgaggggtatatttgactactttagcTAACTGAAGCAAAGTTAACTAATAAACTAAAAtagagggatatatttgaccctttcccCTAATAATGTAAGGCCCTATAACGGGCCCAACAATtaacttttatttttgttttggtaTTTACAAAGTGGGAAAAATAGAATTTCTTTCTTAAAGTTCAACTTTAAATATGAGAATGAAGAATAATTTCGTCTCCTTTCGTACTTGCGCGTGGCATCTTGCTCTCTCTTATATTGGATTGTATTTGTTATGGATTGACACATTTGGAAATGATTTGTTAGTATATTTATTAACAAGAAAAGTTAATGTAAAAGAGAGAATGTAGTAACGAAAATTGATGTGGTTGAAATTAGAGTCATTCATATTAATGTTTTAGGTTTCCCTATTAATAATATATTTTATTATTGAAAAGGAGTGTCACTTTGAAAGACAATTATGTAAACCCAATCATATTCTTGTAAAAAAATGTTAAAAAGAATTTATATAGATCCAAGATGGTTAAAAGAATTAGGTTATATCTAATTTCTCATCATATTTATGTTTTTTCTCCATTAAAGGAAATTTTACTCTTTTTAAG
The nucleotide sequence above comes from Lycium barbarum isolate Lr01 chromosome 3, ASM1917538v2, whole genome shotgun sequence. Encoded proteins:
- the LOC132634390 gene encoding uncharacterized protein LOC132634390 is translated as MGGQFPKVDWRRLTCNNLSCPKWTFILQLALMERLATKDRLLKWGIIDSATYPLCDNMDESHNHLFFECSYSMRVWTKLLKWQSITRTVRRWQEEKSWATSNASGRSVQADIYKMCLFGAVYHIWLERNVRVFSQGQKEDKALVKQIIQEVFVRASMNRKIAAKLAQMNYYP